The sequence ATCTATGGAATCAGACACGCGCGAAAAAACCTGAGCTTCCAAGCTTTGAGGAGATGCGCCAGAGAGGACTCTACAAAGCCCCGCGCGCGAAAAAACCCAAGGTGATGTTTGAGGGGTTTGTGCAAAATCCTGAGGCCAATCCGCTCAAAACCCCCTCAGGCAAAATCGAAATCTATAGCGAAGAGCTTGCTCAAAAGGCAGCAACTTGGATTCTGCCCGAAGGAGCAAAGATCACTCCGCTTCCTGAGTTCATCAACACCAAAGAGGGGCCTTTGGATCCGGCCAGAGAGCAGTTTCCTCTGCAATTTTTTGGCTATCACTACAAGGGCACGACTCACTCTAGCTTTTGGGAGAGTGCGCCTATTCGAGAAATCAACCCCCATGAGGCATGGATTAATCCCATGGATGCCAAAGCTAGAGGAATCAAAACGGGCGATAGAGTGCTTGTATTCAATCGCTTTGGCAAGATCATCGTCACCGCCAAAGTCACCCCCAAGATCATGCCGGGAGTCTCCGTCTGCCACCAAGGCGGCTGGTACAAGCCCAAAAACGGAATCGACGAGGGGGGATGCATCAACACTCTCACCACGCTTGAGCCAAGCCCTATCGCCAAAGGGAATCCTCAACACTCGATTTTGGTACAGATTCGTAAAGTGTAAGTGAAAAAGGAATCATCATGGAAAAAAATCAACAATTTGGATTCTATCTCGACCAGACAAGATGCGTGGGCTGTCGAACCTGTCAAATGGCTTGCAAGGATGGCAAAGATTCTCCACTGGGAGTGAATTTTAGACGCGTAGTGGAGTTCGAGGGAGGCGCTTGGCTCACCGAAAATCCAGACACCCCCACACCCGTGGGTGTCTTCGCCTACTACACCTCCATAGCGTGCAATCATTGCGACGATCCCGCCTGTATCAAAGCCTGCCCAACGGGCGCGATGCACAAAGGGCTATATGGAATTGTCGAGGTGAATCAAAGTCGCTGTATCGGCTGTAAAGCCTGCGCGATGGCCTGTCCTTATGGAGCGCCCCAATTTGACTCACGCCAAGGACACATGAGCAAGTGCGATGGTTGCAAAACTCGTTTGGAGGAGAATCTAGCCCCACTTTGCGTGGAATCATGCCCCTTTAGAGCGCTTGAGGCAGGCCCTATCACAGAGCTTAGAGCCAAGCATGGCCACGCTGCTTCCATCGCCCCCCTTCCCCCTTATGAGCGCACCCGTCCCAATCTCTGCCTCAAACCAGAGAAAAATTCCCAGCCCTCAGGTGATTCTAGAGGCATTTTCCATCTTCCACAAAACCATTCGGAGGTGAATCATGACATTGTCTAATCTTATTCTAGGCGAGCTTCCGCTCGTCCTATTCACGGTGATGACCCAAGCTGTCGTGGGATTTTCGTTTGTCTATGCACTAAGCACTCGAGCCAAAACTTCCACGCTCGCTTCAAGGAAGCGCTTTGGCCTGACCTTTTTATTCCTTTTAGCTATCGCCCTGCTTCCTTCTCTTTTTCATCTTGGCGACCCCACCCATGCGCCTTACCTCTTGATGCGTCTTGGAGCGTTTGAATCAGGGGGTGCTTGGCATATCGCTTGGCTTCCTAATGAGATTCTTGGCGTGGGAGTTTTGTTTGCCCTAGGAATCTGGCTCTTTTACACAGGCACCCTGCTCGCGCTCTATCTGCTCCCTCTAGCGGGAATCGTGACGCTCTTTTTCATGAGTGGAATCTATGGCTCCATGCAGAACACCGTGCTCACTTGGAACTTCTCCCTCACGCTTTGGCTCTTTGGATCTAGCGCCCTCTTTTTGGGTGGACTACTCTATCGAATTCTGCACGACCTGACCCACGAAGATCGTCTTGGAGCCTTCCTCTTCTCACTTATTGGCTTTGCCCTTCTCTGCCTAAGTCTTGCCTTCTACACCCTCCATGTGGGTCAGAGCCAAATTGAAGGGATAGGGAGCGCCTACACTCTTTTAGGAGAGCACTACGCCCTCTTTTTGGGTACGGGGGTGATTTTGAGTGTGCTGGCGCTGCTCCTTTGGTTTTTGAAAGATTTCTCAACGCTCCCCTTTGGTTCACCAAGGAGTATCGGAGCGATTGCACTGCTTTTTGGATTGCTTGGAGTCTTTAGCACGCGAGTGCTCTTTTATGGCCTCATCCATACCCATCTTTGGCTTGGGTAGAGGAGACACAGATGGACTATGAAGCCTTCGCCCTAGGGGCAAAAATCCTCAGTGGATTCTTCATTGAACCTCCTTCTTTGAAGCGCTTTGAACTCTTAAAACAGCAAGGCTTGCTTCAGGGGTGGTTCATCACCTCTCCCCACTTTGCCAACACCCAAGGCAAAGAGCTCTGGGAGCAATCCCTTAGATATGACGATTCTTCGGAGATAGCCGCGGATTTCACACACCTCTTTATCGCTGATGAGGAGTATCTCAAAGCCCCTCCGTACGCCTCCTACTATCTCGAATCAAGTGGCGAAACTTTCACCCAAGAATCCGATGAATTGAGCAAGCTCTACGCCTCGCTCAATTTCACTCCAACCCTCTATCCCCACGAGCCCTGCGATCATCTCGCTAGCGAACTAGAGTTTTTAGCGCTTCTCTTGGAGCAAAATATTGCCAATCCTTCTCCAAACGCCCTGCTCCTCTCTTTTTTGGAGTATCGTCTCACCCCATGGTCCAATGAGTGCCTCGCCTATCTCCAAAAAAATGCCCTCACCCCCTTCTATCAAGGCGTGGGCTATCTCACCCAAGATCTCCTTGAGACTCTCAAAGAATCACTAGGAATCAAGGCTCAAAAACGGACAATTTATCGTTCTATCAGGGTAGAGAGTCAAGAATAGCGTCATGATATTTTCATCCCCCCAAAGGAGGTCGCCCATGGAAGCTTGGCAAGAATCGCTCAAAAACCTCACCCTACTCTATGTGGAGGATGAGGAGGGGATTCGCCGCCCGATGGTCGATACTCTCTCCTACTACCTCAAAGAGGTCTATGAAGCAGAAGATGGAGAAGCGGGGCTTGAGTGCTATTACACCCATCGACCCGACATCATCTTCACCGATCTGAAGATGCCCCACCGAGATGGACTTTGGATGGTTCGCGAGATTCGCAAACACGACAAACACACCCCCATCGCAATGATCACCGCCCATTCGGACAAAGAGTATCTCCTTAGTGCCGTGGAACTGAAAATGGAGAAGTATCTCATCAAGCCCATAGCGCTAGAGGAGCTACTCCATGTTCTAAGGCTCTGCATCGAGGATATTGAGGAGGAGCGGGGAATTGTGCTGGAGTGTGGGAGCGTTCGCTTTGATCTCAAAAATCGTCTCTTCATCAAAGAGGAGAGAGAGACTCCCCTCACCCAAAAAGAGAGTGACTTTTTAGCGCTTTTATTGCGCAAAAAGGGGCAACTCATCCCTTACGAAGAGATCGAAAGTCAGGTTTGGCGGGGGGAATTTATGAGCACGGATGCCCTAAGAACGCTCGTGAAGAATCTGCGCAAAAAGCTAGGAATCCCTTGCATCAAGAATCACTCCCTCGCGGGCTACAGTTTTGAAGGCTAAACTTTTTCTCCTAAGTCTCCTAACCCTTGGGCTTTTGGCTCAAGAATCGTCCTATAGGGAGGATGATAGCGCTTCTAGAGCCATCAAAGAGCGAGACTCTCGATCGCATATTAAGGTCCTTTTTCCCTCTATGCCCTATGTCTATGTCTCTCGCCTCATCAATGAAGGATTAGTGCGACTCGCTGAAAATGACCAAGGCTGGGAATATTCCCTCGCCACCGACTGCCCCAAGCTCTCTCCCACGCTCTATGAGTGCACCTTGCGCCAAGGGGTTCGATTCCAGGATGGAACCCCTTTTAACGCCGATTCGGTGATTAAAAATTTTGACTACTTTCTCGCCCAACCCTTCAACTACACCGATATTCACCGCTCCCTTAAGGCGGTCGAAAAGGTCTCTCCATACAAGATTCGCCTCATCCTCTCCCAACCCTATGGAATGCTCTTTCGAGACCTAGCGAGAATCTTCTTCTACTCAGACGCCTACCTTCGCCAATATGGCTGGGGAGGGGCCGAGACGGGAGCGAATATCAAAAGCGCAGGGAGCTATGGGCTTGGACCTTATATCTTAGTCGAAGGGATGATCACGGGTCGCAAACAGACCCCCAAGGCCATCCTCAAAGCCAATCCCTACTATTGGGAGAAGGGTTTTCCCAAGATAGAGACAATCACTGTTTTCACCGAGCTTGAGACGCAAAGCGCTTTAGAATCGCTTCTGGAGCGCGAGGGGGAGCTTGACTTCATGCCCATCCCCTTCAATAAAAAGATTGAAACCCTTCTCTCTCCCTACACCAAGCTCATCATCACTCCCTCCACCAACAATTTCACCATCTATTTCAATCTCCATAAGCATGATTCCAAGGTCTTTGACCCAAAAGTCAGACAAGCCCTCAATTGTGCGCTCAATCAAGAGAATCTCCTCAACTTTACCTACAAAAAGGAGGGACGACCCAACACGGGTGCCTACACCCACGAGGATTGTCCTTTTAGCTTGCGTGAGCTTCATGAGATTCTTCGAGGGTTAAAGTTCAAAGTTGCCACTCAAGATTCGCTCCTATTTTTGTGGAGAGGAATTGAATATCAACTCTCGCGCTATGGCGTGGAGTTAGAGTTTCTCCTCACCACCAGTGAAAAAGAGATTTATGATCTCGCCCAAAAGAATCACCAGCAAACGCAAGAGTGGGATATGCTCATCCAAGGGACACAAGACTGGTATGGTCGCCATCCTTGGCCTATTTTTATCCGCTATCAAGAGGGAAATCCATGGAGCTTTGTCACAGGAGATATCAAGATGCGAGAGGCTATCAATCAGCTCTTTCGGCACGAGCAGGGAACGCCTGAGTTTGAAGCGCTGTGCCAAACCATCATCCAGCGCGCCAAAGAGAAAGCCTATATGCTCTTCATCCCCACACCTCACGCCGTCTATGGGATGAACAAAGAGCTCCACTTCACCCCACATGGAATCGGGCTTCAACCCCTTTGGAAAGCCGAGGTGACAAGCGAGCACTGGTCTTTGCGCGGAGACAAGCCCTATCCAGAATCGCTCCAAAAACCCATCCTGCCACAAAGAATCACGCCATGAAAAAGATCAAAATCGAATACAAGCTCTTTCTACTCTTTGGGGTGGCTTTCATCGGAATGATCTTTTTAGCGCACAAAGCTCTTAGCGTGAGCGAGGAGAATATCACCAGCACTCGCACCCTTTTTGAGAACTCTACCACCATCCAAAGCCTTCAAGAGCACTACATTGAGCCCCTCAATCTCTTGCGAGAGATGTCCTTGTCCCTAGTCATGTCGCCCAATGAAAGCTTCCGCCGCTCCATCGAACAAGAGCTCATCTCCTCTATCGCCAAGCTGGATGAACGCTTTCTCTCCCTTGATCCAGAGAGTCAAACTGCATGGCAGGAGTATCTGCGCCTCCTCAACCAAACCCGCCTTTATGTCTCGCAGGGCTTTGAGGAGGGAGCGTTTGTCAATGCCAACACCACAGAACGCACTCGTTACTATGAGCTCCTAGAGCGTCTTAAAGCCCTTCAGTCCAAAGAGATCACCCAAGCCAAAGGGAATTTTGCCCACATCCAAGAACGTGCCAAGATTCTTAAGTATGAGGTGATTCTAGCCGTCGTCATTCTCTCGATTCTCGTCTTTTTGCTTGGCTACTTTCTCTCACGACACATCGTCTCTTCGATTCTCACCCTCCAAGAGGGGCTTCAAGATTTCTTTGACTACCTAGAGCGCAAAATTCCCCGCCCCAAACCCATCTCCCTCCAAAGCAGGGATGAGCTTGAAGAGATGTCCAAGCTCCTCAATCACAACATTCTCAAGGCGGCTAGAGATATTGAGCAGGATATTCTCTTCGTTGAAAACGCCATCTCCGTGGTCACTCAACTCAAAAGCGGTCACCTCTCCTCTCGTTTGGAGACCATGGCTCAAGCCCACGAGCTCAAACTCCTCAAAAATGTAATCAACGATATGATCGACAACCTCGAATCCAAAATCAAAGAGGAGATTGAGAAACGGAGCGAGCAAGAAAAGCTCTTAATCCAGCAGAGCAAACTCGCTAGCATGGGGGAGATGATCGGCAATATTGCCCACCAATGGCGTCAACCCCTAAGCGAGCTTGGCGCGATTTTGATGAATCTTCAAGTGAAGCACCACTTCAAAGATTTGACCGAGGAGACTTTCAAGGCGCAAGTGGAAAGAACTAACGAAATCACCGCTTTCATGAGCCACACCATTAGCGACTTTCAAAACTTCTTCACCCCCTCCAAAATCAAAGAACCCTTCAGCGTCCGCCTTGCGTGCGAAAAAGCAATCGCTATTATCGAAGCCTCTTTACGCTATCACAATATCATCCTTGAGTTTCGAGAAAGAGGGGATCGCATCGCCTATGGCTACCCCAATGAATACTCCCAAGTGGTGCTTAACATCCTCTCCAACGCCAAAGACGCCCTCATCTCCAGGGAGATTTCCCATCCTCGAATCCATATCGAGCTTATCAATGGAAAAAACTACTCTGTCGTCAAAATTGAAGACAATGCGGGAGGAATTCGCGCCCATCCCATGGAGAAGATTTTTGAACCCTACTTCACCACCAAGCATTCACGCCAAGGCACGGGAATTGGACTCTATATGAGCAAAATGATCATCGAAAAGAATATGGATGGAATCATCACCGTGGAGAATACCGCAGAGGGGGCGCGGTTCAAAATCAAGATCCGCTAAAGCCTTTGCGCTCTTGCCTCTCCCAAAGAGCCAGGCTCGCCCTATCCAGAAGGGAGTCGATTTTAGAAACAATCGTGTGAGGCGCCTCGTAGGCCATCTCTTTGTAGCGCCCCTGCATCTGCAACACGTCCGCCTCTTGACGCACCACCTCCAAAAGGCGTCCATTTTGGTTCGCCGCTTCGATTCTCCCCGCAAAATCAGCCAAAAGATCAAGGGAAAAGTGAGGATTCCGCTCCAAGGTCGCTAGGAGATTCTTGTTTTTTTTGAGAGCAACGCCAATATCGATGATGTCTCGGGGCTTGAGCTCTTTGTAGCGATAAAATATCTTCTTGGCGATGATCTCCTCAATTCTCTCGACACAAATATCTGCATAGCCAAACACATTCATGGGAGACCACGGCTTAGCCGTCAGCGCATTGCTTGGCATGAATTGAATCTTCGCATTCTCCCCAAAAGAGTACTCTAAATAGTAACCATTGTGATAGAAATCGACAAAACCAAGATCATAGAGCTCTTTGAAGATTTTGGACTGAAGCTGGCGATTTTTAGGGTTGGGGATGAGACTCAGAATATCTTGCCCCCATAAAGAAAAATATCAATATCAGTGGAGAGTCGATGCTGCCAATACATTGCTGAGAGCGCTGTACCTCCACCAAAAGCCCAAAGAGAACGGGGGAATTGCACATCAAGGATGAGGCGAGCGAGCTCAAAGAGTCTTTTTTGTTTGGCAAACACGATGAATACTTTGGATGAATTTTTGCATGGCAGGCTTTTGCGACAAAGAAGCATGAAAGCTCTTCTCTACGTCTAAAAGAGGAATCTGAAGGTCTTGAATCATCGCAATGAGATCATCGACCAAAAAGTCAGAAAAAACCCTCTCAGCGATCCAAGCCAAGTGCTTCTCTCCCGCAAAAGCCGCCAAAATATCGGCGGAAGGAATGGGTTGGGCGGTATTGTATTGCAACTTACGCCGATAACCCTTGCTCAAAAGATGATTAGCATAAAAATTAGCCACCATCAGCACCTTAGACTGGCTTCCCGCTAGCCCTTTTCCCTCTTTGACAAGCTTTTTCGCGCTCGCCGCTGTTCGCAGAGAGCTCCCTGTCAAACGGGCTAAATCAATTGTTCTCATAAAAATCCTCAACCAAAGAGATCGCTGGTCGCATTATGCGCTTTTTGCATAAATTCAACCTAAATCCAATCACAACAATTGAGTGAATATTGGATTAAAAGAAGGCAATGATGTTTATATTTGATTTCTAAAATCTATTTGATTGAGTTCAAAGAGTATAAAAACAGAAGGGATTAGAGTCTCTATTGAGGTCAAAGAAGGTGTTATCCCCCTCCCCGCACCAACCTACGTTTCCACACCTGAAAGATGCAGTATTATCGGCGATGGAGAGCTTAACTGCCAGGTTCGGAATGGAGCTGGGTGTAGCCTCTCCTCTATAGGCACGAGAAAAAGGGAAGAGAAGATAGATAAGAATATATCCTCTATTCCCTCTTGCTAGTGAAGAAGGATCAATGAATAGTCAATAGCCCTAGTAAAAACGACGCTCAACAAGGCAGTGGCGTTTATAGAAGTAGATAAATAATAAGCCAAACGGTCTATTAGTATTGGTCAGCTAAACATGTTACCATGCTTACACACCCAACCTATCAAGCAGGTAGTCTTCCTGCGACCTTCAGGGAAAGTTCATCTTGGAGTCGGCTTCCCGCTTAGATGCTTTCAGCGGTTATCACGACCATGCGTAGCTACCCAGCGGTGCTCTTGGCAGAACAACTGGTACACTAGTGGCATGTCCATCCCGGTCCTCTCGTACTAGGGACAGCTCTCCTCAACTTTCCTACGCCCACGGCAGATAGGGACCGAACTGTCTCACGACGTTCTGAACCCAGCTCGCGTACCGCTTTAAATGGCGAACAGCCATACCCTTGGGACCTGCTCCAGCCCCAGGATGCGATGAGCCGACATCGAGGTGCCAAACCTCCCCGTCGATGTGAGCTCTTGGGGGAGATCAGCCTGTTATCCCCGGGGTACCTTTTATCCTTTGAGCGATGGCCCTTCCACACAGAACCACCGGATCACTATGACCGTCTTTCGACTCTGCTCGACTTGTTTGTCTCGCAGTCAGGCTGGCTTATGCCATTACACTCAACGAATGATTTCCAACCATTCTGAGCCAACCTTTGCAAGCCTCCGTTACTTTTTAGGAGGCGACCGCCCCAGTCAAACTACCCACCAGGCATTGTCCTGCTTGAGGATAACTCAAGCCAG comes from Wolinella succinogenes DSM 1740 and encodes:
- a CDS encoding DMSO/selenate family reductase complex B subunit; the protein is MEKNQQFGFYLDQTRCVGCRTCQMACKDGKDSPLGVNFRRVVEFEGGAWLTENPDTPTPVGVFAYYTSIACNHCDDPACIKACPTGAMHKGLYGIVEVNQSRCIGCKACAMACPYGAPQFDSRQGHMSKCDGCKTRLEENLAPLCVESCPFRALEAGPITELRAKHGHAASIAPLPPYERTRPNLCLKPEKNSQPSGDSRGIFHLPQNHSEVNHDIV
- a CDS encoding DmsC/YnfH family molybdoenzyme membrane anchor subunit codes for the protein MTLSNLILGELPLVLFTVMTQAVVGFSFVYALSTRAKTSTLASRKRFGLTFLFLLAIALLPSLFHLGDPTHAPYLLMRLGAFESGGAWHIAWLPNEILGVGVLFALGIWLFYTGTLLALYLLPLAGIVTLFFMSGIYGSMQNTVLTWNFSLTLWLFGSSALFLGGLLYRILHDLTHEDRLGAFLFSLIGFALLCLSLAFYTLHVGQSQIEGIGSAYTLLGEHYALFLGTGVILSVLALLLWFLKDFSTLPFGSPRSIGAIALLFGLLGVFSTRVLFYGLIHTHLWLG
- a CDS encoding molecular chaperone encodes the protein MDYEAFALGAKILSGFFIEPPSLKRFELLKQQGLLQGWFITSPHFANTQGKELWEQSLRYDDSSEIAADFTHLFIADEEYLKAPPYASYYLESSGETFTQESDELSKLYASLNFTPTLYPHEPCDHLASELEFLALLLEQNIANPSPNALLLSFLEYRLTPWSNECLAYLQKNALTPFYQGVGYLTQDLLETLKESLGIKAQKRTIYRSIRVESQE
- a CDS encoding response regulator transcription factor, translated to MEAWQESLKNLTLLYVEDEEGIRRPMVDTLSYYLKEVYEAEDGEAGLECYYTHRPDIIFTDLKMPHRDGLWMVREIRKHDKHTPIAMITAHSDKEYLLSAVELKMEKYLIKPIALEELLHVLRLCIEDIEEERGIVLECGSVRFDLKNRLFIKEERETPLTQKESDFLALLLRKKGQLIPYEEIESQVWRGEFMSTDALRTLVKNLRKKLGIPCIKNHSLAGYSFEG
- a CDS encoding ABC transporter substrate-binding protein, with translation MPYVYVSRLINEGLVRLAENDQGWEYSLATDCPKLSPTLYECTLRQGVRFQDGTPFNADSVIKNFDYFLAQPFNYTDIHRSLKAVEKVSPYKIRLILSQPYGMLFRDLARIFFYSDAYLRQYGWGGAETGANIKSAGSYGLGPYILVEGMITGRKQTPKAILKANPYYWEKGFPKIETITVFTELETQSALESLLEREGELDFMPIPFNKKIETLLSPYTKLIITPSTNNFTIYFNLHKHDSKVFDPKVRQALNCALNQENLLNFTYKKEGRPNTGAYTHEDCPFSLRELHEILRGLKFKVATQDSLLFLWRGIEYQLSRYGVELEFLLTTSEKEIYDLAQKNHQQTQEWDMLIQGTQDWYGRHPWPIFIRYQEGNPWSFVTGDIKMREAINQLFRHEQGTPEFEALCQTIIQRAKEKAYMLFIPTPHAVYGMNKELHFTPHGIGLQPLWKAEVTSEHWSLRGDKPYPESLQKPILPQRITP
- a CDS encoding sensor histidine kinase, which translates into the protein MKKIKIEYKLFLLFGVAFIGMIFLAHKALSVSEENITSTRTLFENSTTIQSLQEHYIEPLNLLREMSLSLVMSPNESFRRSIEQELISSIAKLDERFLSLDPESQTAWQEYLRLLNQTRLYVSQGFEEGAFVNANTTERTRYYELLERLKALQSKEITQAKGNFAHIQERAKILKYEVILAVVILSILVFLLGYFLSRHIVSSILTLQEGLQDFFDYLERKIPRPKPISLQSRDELEEMSKLLNHNILKAARDIEQDILFVENAISVVTQLKSGHLSSRLETMAQAHELKLLKNVINDMIDNLESKIKEEIEKRSEQEKLLIQQSKLASMGEMIGNIAHQWRQPLSELGAILMNLQVKHHFKDLTEETFKAQVERTNEITAFMSHTISDFQNFFTPSKIKEPFSVRLACEKAIAIIEASLRYHNIILEFRERGDRIAYGYPNEYSQVVLNILSNAKDALISREISHPRIHIELINGKNYSVVKIEDNAGGIRAHPMEKIFEPYFTTKHSRQGTGIGLYMSKMIIEKNMDGIITVENTAEGARFKIKIR
- a CDS encoding nucleotidyl transferase AbiEii/AbiGii toxin family protein, whose product is MPSNALTAKPWSPMNVFGYADICVERIEEIIAKKIFYRYKELKPRDIIDIGVALKKNKNLLATLERNPHFSLDLLADFAGRIEAANQNGRLLEVVRQEADVLQMQGRYKEMAYEAPHTIVSKIDSLLDRASLALWERQERKGFSGS
- a CDS encoding nucleotidyl transferase AbiEii/AbiGii toxin family protein translates to MFAKQKRLFELARLILDVQFPRSLWAFGGGTALSAMYWQHRLSTDIDIFLYGGKIF